The bacterium DNA segment CGAGCACCAGGTGTCGGCCGCGGTGGCCGGGCTGGTGCTCGGGTGGGGGATAGGAGAGCACCGCGGAGAGGTGATCGTCTCTTCGTTCGACATCGAGGCCCTCAATCGGATCAGGGCCATCGACCCTGGCATTCCCACTGCCTATCTGACCTTCGAGGTGTTAGCCCCCGAGCTACTGGTGGGCCGAGTAGTGGCCGCCGGTCACACCGCTATCCACCCCTACTTCGCTTCCACCAGCAAGGACCTCATCGACGCCGCCCATGCGGCCGGCGTTGAAGTCAACGTGTGGACCGTGAACGACCCAGACCAAATCGCCCAACTCACTGCCATCGGTGCCGACGCCGTAATTACCGACGTCCCCGATATCGCCCGCGAAGTTCTAGGTAGGGGCTAAGAGATAGCTCGCTAACCGAAGGTCCAGCCCACCCGGTTCGGTCCTTCAACTGAAATCTCGGCACCGAACCGGGATGAGGCCGAGTCCACCCTTACTCGCTGGACTATGACTTCTTCCCGGAATTGCCGAAACTGCTGTCGGCATCAGTTGAGTAGCACCGGTTGGTGGTTGCCTGGTCGAGTGGTGCTGACTCCTGTTTCGGGGAACGGGTCAGAATCCTTGGAGCGCGTGGCGGGTTTGGCCTGCCATGGTCTCAGGTGGGCGTAGGGTTTGGGCGGGGGTCTGAGTTCGTGGGTGCCGTCGTTTCGCCGGATCACTTCCCAGCCGTCGTCGTGAATATTGTGGTGGCAGCTTGTGCATACCAGCACGAGGTTGTCGATGTCGGTGCGCCCGCCTTTGAACCATTCTTCGATGTGGTGGGCCTCGCACCATACTGCTGACCGTCCGCAGCCGATGCAGTGCTTGTCTCGCGCGATGAGCGCGGCTCGCTGGGCCTCGGTGGCCGAGCGGTGTTTGCGTCCCACCCAGAGATCTTGGTTCTTGGTGTTGAACACGCAGGGCAGAACATCAGCGTCACAGGCCAGCCGCAGCGCCTCAGACATTGGCAGCTTGTCGCCGTCGGGCAAGCGCACATCGGCGATCTTGCCATCAACAGGGTTCCACTGTGCGGTCAAGATCAGTGTGGTGCCTTGCGGCCTACGGTCGCTGATGTCGGCACAGACCAGGTTCTCCAGCGCGTCGGCCAGGCGCTGGTCGAATGTGGCTTGATTGTCGGTTTTTTCATCGCTGCGCAGCCGGCGTTCTTCGGCAGCTAGCGCGGCCTCGATCCTGTTGCCGGCCTCAGGGTCGAACCGCCCGTTCAGATTGAACATGCCGTCCTCAGGAGACTTGAAGACGCGCAATATGCGGCGCTCCCGCTTTTTCTCGAAAAGAGACTTGCCGTCGTCGCCGGACTGCTCGTGCTGATGATCGCGCAGCGTCCGCGAGAAGGCACCGTAATCCTCGCGGCGGGCTGCCTCTACCAACACGGCCTCGTCGACCGGTCCCTGAGAGGCGGCCTTGGCAATCTGCTTGGCATGGCCCGCGGGAATCTCACCTGCCGCCAGTGCATCGAGTGTCTCGGGAACCTGAGAGAACTGGGAGGCGGTTTCCACCTCTCGACGGGCCTGTTGCTTGGAGGCCTGAAGTTCGTCCAGAGCCACTCTGCGGGCCAAGCCCTCACCGGCTCTACTGGAGTACTCAGCCAGCGCGGCCGTCTTCATTGCCGCCAGCCGGGCCTCGGACTTCTTGATCAGCCCCAGCCGCGCCCGCAACTCAGACAACGACAAGTCGGCCACATCCACCACCTCCGGCCACACCGGTTTGCTGGCAGGCCCATCAGCCCATTCCCCCTGTTCAGAGGCCATAAACTCCATGCAACAAGTCTACCGACACCAGTGACAGCTTCTATCTCCCCTGCACCGAGGGCTCTCGGCATAGCTCGGAGCGGGCTTGGGCGATTGTGTCGGGAGGAACTCCGAGGGTTTCGGCCACGGCTTCGTCCAACCGAGAATGAAACATGGCCGCCGCCGTCACTGCCAAAAGCCCCCGCTTGGCTGCCGCTCTGGTGGTATCCCTGGTCTTGCCCTTCACTGTTTGCTGGGCTGGCAGATCCAGTTCTTCCGCCAACTCCAGCATTTGGTTCGGCGTCATTTCCTCACAGGCTTGGGTAAGCGCATCGTCGAGAGATCGGGCCACGGCTTCGGGATCGCCCCGCTGCTCGGGTATCAGCCGGACGGCCCGAGCGAGGTCGGGAGGCTGTCCCGAAGCAAACCGCTCTGATGGGAGCGCCGCCCACTCGAGCACTGTCTCGTTATTGAAGGATTCGACCTGTAGTCCACCCGGGTAGTTCACTGCCACCGCCTCATGGGCAACTGCCTTGCCGAGTTCGTGCTCTCTCAACCGCTTTCGAGCATCAGCCAGCGCCCCGCGCCGGCTATCAATCTCGGCCTCAATGGCGACCACCAGACCACCGACTTTTGCTTATATATCGAACCTCTTCTGGGCCGAACCTGGCTGCTGCTTTTCCGACCGGACAACGTCGATTCCTTCCTCCTTCAGGAGTTGGGCCAAGCGAACGTTCAGCGCGGCCTCGAAATCTGCGCTTCCAGATTCAGTTGAAGGCGCTGTGTCAAAGTCCCCCATGCTGCCCCAATCCAACATCCCGACGATGTAGCGGGGATGGTAGGGGGCTTCACAGGGTGCGGTCCGTCAAGCTGAGGCAATAGCCGGTTGAACCTAAGCGCAGGTAGCTTCTGCGGTGTGAAGCCTCCTGTGGTTTATTGCAGCCAAGAATTGCGCCATCAAGTTGAGATCTGGGTCAAAGCGGCGAGGCGACAGGCGTGCATCGAGCGACTTGAAGACTCCGGCGAGTTCTACGCCTCTGTACCAAGGGCCAGAGGAGCGTGGGCCCGCGGGCCAACACCTGAGGAAGCCGAAGCGGAACTGGAGTCGGCTCTGGTGGATTGGGTGCTGCTCAAGTTGGAGCTCGGGGCCGACGACATCCCCGAGATGGGCGGCATCAGACTCACTGCTGATCTATGAGCATTGGGCGAGCAAACATTGCTGCCTTGGGTTGCCATTCATTGTGCTAAGTTCGCACAATGGGCGCTGTGGCCGAGGAAGTCCAGTTAGGTGCTCGTATTGCTGAGGCCCGTGATCTGGCGGGGCTGACGCAAGAGGACGTTGCCGATCGTACCGGTCTTGGTCGAACAGTGATAGCCAAGATTGAGCGAGGAACACGCAAGCTCGGTGCGACGGAGCTTGTCTCGCTGGCCGAGACGCTTGATCGACCCGTCGACTGGTTTTTCACCGACTCCCCGCCGGCAGTGGTCAGTCGACGATCCGATCCGTCGGTTGGTGGTAGGTCCAAGGTGCTTGACACACGGGTGGAGAGGATCGCCCGCGATGTCGACTTCCTAGCTCGAGAAGAGGAGCTTCCTCAGGTAACGCGGCTCGAGCTTGCTTCGCTGTCAACGACGGAGGATTCGGAGCGAGCCGCCGCAGAGTTGCGCAAGCATCTGGAGGTCCGGGACGGGCCGTTGACCAACCTGTTGGCGCATGCGGAGCAAGCAGGGCTATTCGCGTTTTCGCTCGACTTGGGTCGAGATGGGGGAGACGCGGCCTATGTCGAGGTCGGAGATGTCGGGGTTGCGGTGGTCAATGGGGCACTTGACCCCGGACGGCGCCGATTCAACTTAGCCCATGAGCTTGGCCACCATGTGTTCATGGATGCGTATGCACCGGAAGTAGGACTTTCACCTCAGGATGAGCGAGAGAAGCTGATCAACGCGTTCGCGATCCACCTCTTGTTGCCGCGCAGTGGGGTTCGTACCCTGATATCGGAGTTCGGGACGAACTATCGTCTGGCAGCGGTTGCTGCCGCGGCTCGCTACCGGGTGAGTTGGACGGCGGTTTGTGCGCAGTTCCGCAACATTGAGGTGATCGATGCTGGCGCTCACGAAAATCTCGTGAATGAACCACCATCTCAGGTTGATCGCGTCGAGCTAGGGGAATATTGGGTGCCCGAACTCAATCCACCTGCCGTGCCCCCCCAATACGGCAAGAAAGTTCTGGCGGCGTACCGAAGGGGAAAGCTCACCGCGGCACGCGCTACTGAGCTTCTGTGGGGGACCGTCGATCGTGTTGGACTGCCACCTCAAGACGACATACCTCTTGAGGCTTATCGCAGAGCGTTCGAATTCGAAGCGTGACGCAGTTCTTGGTTTTTGACAACTCTCCACTCAGCCACTTCGCCCGTGCCGGAAGGCTGAATGCGCTGGAGGAATTGGTTCAGGGATATCAGTGCTTCGTTCCTGTAGAAGTTCGCCAGGAGATTGTCGCAGGCATGGCGGTGTTTCCAGACCTGGCCGAAGTACTAGCAGTGTCATGGCTTGAACCGACTGAGATTGTCGAAGTGCGCGAGCTGGCAGCGTTTGCTCGCTACAAGTCAGAACTTGGAGGAGGAATCCAGGAGAATACTGGCGAGGCTGCTGTATTGGCCCGAACAAGCATTCATGGTGGCGTGGCGATCATCGACGAGCGTGCTGGCAATCGTTTAGCCCAACGCGACGGGATTTTGGTTCAAGATTCGATGTGGCTGGTTGCTCAGGGAGTTCAGACAGGAGTGCTTGATCGTTCCCAGGCGGAGAACTTGGTTGATGATCTGCGAGCAACAGACATGTGGCTGCCGGTAAACGGGAGAGAGTTTTTTGCCTGGGCGTATCAGGAAGGGCTTCTGTCCTAACCGAGCTAGCCCAAAGGCAGGGCTAAGGCGAGGGCGTTGGGGGCGTGGTGGAACTCGAGGCGGGTGGTTTCGCCGAGGTAGTCGCCGTCAAGCTGGTAGGGGAAGGGGGTGTCGCTGGCTACGACGGCACTGGTCACGTCGGTGCGGGAGTGGACGTGGCGGTGGGCGGCCACGGCCGGCCCATAGCCCAGGGCGCTGGCCGCGGTTCGAAGAAGGCGGATGGCCCGCAGCGATCGCAGGGTCACCATCGACAGGGGCGCATCCAAGGTGGCGTTGGGCATCACGTTGAAGGGGCGCGACCCTAGATAGGTGTAGGGGTTGGTGTTGAGGCAGATGGCGAACTGGCCGGTTGCCGTCTCGCCGTCGGGGTGGTAGACGGTGAATCGGGGGCGCGACCGGTCATAGTGGCGCAGCCAGGTGTCCACTGCCGCGTAGGCGAACAGAGCGTGGTTGGCATACCGCTTGAGTCCGGCCTTGCGCTCCACTTGCTGCACCACGGCGGCGTCGTATCCCACCCCCGCGTGGAACAGGAAATACCTCCCGTTCACCTGGCCGACGCCCACCCGTTTGATGTGGCCTGCGGCCAGCGTCTCCAGCAGCATGGCGGCTGCCTCAACCGGATCGTCGGGCAGGCCGATGGTGCGGGCGAAAACGTTGGTCGATCCCCCAGGCAGGGGGGCCAGGGCCACGTCGGATCCGGCAACTCCGTTGACCGCTTCATTGAGGGTGCCGTCGCCGCCCAGCACCGCCACCACGTCGTAGCCGTCGGACACGGCCTCATGGGCTAGGCGCGAAGCGTGACCCCGCCGGCGAGTGGCGGCCAGCGTCACCTCGTGGTCGGCAGCCAGCGCTTTCTGGATGACAACTTGGGTCCGAGCGGTGACCGACGAGGCGTGAGGGTTGACAAGAAGCAGAACTTTCAGGCTTTCAACGCTACCGCTTGCATCGGAAAAGCCCACAACACGCGACCGGGTGCGGCGACACCTCGAACACAAAGCGGCAGCCCGCTTGTTGGCCAGCAGTAGTACCACTGCCGGTCACCAGTCCACCGCTCTACCCCTCTGTTTGGTTTTGCACCGCTGAGGTCGGGTGGGAGACTTGCACGCTATGGACATTGTCGTCTGCGTGAAACAAATCCCCGATCCGGCCGATCCCGGGGAGCTCGACCCGGAGACCAACACCCTCAAGCGGGACATGAAGCTCATCATGGACGAGTCGGACTCATACGGCGTGGAGATGGCCCTCCAGCTTCGCGACGCCGTCGGTGAGGGCGAGGTGACCTTGGTGTCGATGGCCCCCAACGAAGAGGTGAACGGTCTGCGCTCTGCGCTGGCGATGGGGGCCGACAAGGCCATTCTGGTCAGCGACGAGTCGTTGGCCGGAACCGACGCCCTGGGCACCGCCCGGGTTCTAGCCGCGGCCATCGGCCGGGCTCAGGCCGATCTGATCTTGGCCGCCACCGAGTCGTCCGATGGTTATACCGGCACGGTTCCCGAGCAGGTGGCTGAGCTGCTGGGTCTGCCCTCGGTGACCTTCGCCAAGGAGATCCAAGCCGACGGCGGCGAGGTGGTAGTTAAGCGCCAGACCGAGGACGGCTACGACGAGGTGCGGTGTCCGCTGCCCGCGGTGGTCTCGGTGACCGCCGGGGTGGTG contains these protein-coding regions:
- a CDS encoding glycerophosphodiester phosphodiesterase codes for the protein MRVIAHRGASKAERENTLEAFREAVRQHADGIELDVRRTANDVLVVHHDAHLPDGRAIIELHDNELPDWVPTLAEVMDVCRAPASEREFVINIEIKSAPNDPDYDAEHQVSAAVAGLVLGWGIGEHRGEVIVSSFDIEALNRIRAIDPGIPTAYLTFEVLAPELLVGRVVAAGHTAIHPYFASTSKDLIDAAHAAGVEVNVWTVNDPDQIAQLTAIGADAVITDVPDIAREVLGRG
- a CDS encoding DUF222 domain-containing protein gives rise to the protein MEFMASEQGEWADGPASKPVWPEVVDVADLSLSELRARLGLIKKSEARLAAMKTAALAEYSSRAGEGLARRVALDELQASKQQARREVETASQFSQVPETLDALAAGEIPAGHAKQIAKAASQGPVDEAVLVEAARREDYGAFSRTLRDHQHEQSGDDGKSLFEKKRERRILRVFKSPEDGMFNLNGRFDPEAGNRIEAALAAEERRLRSDEKTDNQATFDQRLADALENLVCADISDRRPQGTTLILTAQWNPVDGKIADVRLPDGDKLPMSEALRLACDADVLPCVFNTKNQDLWVGRKHRSATEAQRAALIARDKHCIGCGRSAVWCEAHHIEEWFKGGRTDIDNLVLVCTSCHHNIHDDGWEVIRRNDGTHELRPPPKPYAHLRPWQAKPATRSKDSDPFPETGVSTTRPGNHQPVLLN
- a CDS encoding type II toxin-antitoxin system HicB family antitoxin: MKPPVVYCSQELRHQVEIWVKAARRQACIERLEDSGEFYASVPRARGAWARGPTPEEAEAELESALVDWVLLKLELGADDIPEMGGIRLTADL
- a CDS encoding XRE family transcriptional regulator, which produces MAEEVQLGARIAEARDLAGLTQEDVADRTGLGRTVIAKIERGTRKLGATELVSLAETLDRPVDWFFTDSPPAVVSRRSDPSVGGRSKVLDTRVERIARDVDFLAREEELPQVTRLELASLSTTEDSERAAAELRKHLEVRDGPLTNLLAHAEQAGLFAFSLDLGRDGGDAAYVEVGDVGVAVVNGALDPGRRRFNLAHELGHHVFMDAYAPEVGLSPQDEREKLINAFAIHLLLPRSGVRTLISEFGTNYRLAAVAAAARYRVSWTAVCAQFRNIEVIDAGAHENLVNEPPSQVDRVELGEYWVPELNPPAVPPQYGKKVLAAYRRGKLTAARATELLWGTVDRVGLPPQDDIPLEAYRRAFEFEA
- a CDS encoding diacylglycerol kinase family protein, encoding MVLLLANKRAAALCSRCRRTRSRVVGFSDASGSVESLKVLLLVNPHASSVTARTQVVIQKALAADHEVTLAATRRRGHASRLAHEAVSDGYDVVAVLGGDGTLNEAVNGVAGSDVALAPLPGGSTNVFARTIGLPDDPVEAAAMLLETLAAGHIKRVGVGQVNGRYFLFHAGVGYDAAVVQQVERKAGLKRYANHALFAYAAVDTWLRHYDRSRPRFTVYHPDGETATGQFAICLNTNPYTYLGSRPFNVMPNATLDAPLSMVTLRSLRAIRLLRTAASALGYGPAVAAHRHVHSRTDVTSAVVASDTPFPYQLDGDYLGETTRLEFHHAPNALALALPLG
- a CDS encoding electron transfer flavoprotein subunit beta/FixA family protein, producing MDIVVCVKQIPDPADPGELDPETNTLKRDMKLIMDESDSYGVEMALQLRDAVGEGEVTLVSMAPNEEVNGLRSALAMGADKAILVSDESLAGTDALGTARVLAAAIGRAQADLILAATESSDGYTGTVPEQVAELLGLPSVTFAKEIQADGGEVVVKRQTEDGYDEVRCPLPAVVSVTAGVVEPRYPSFKGIMAAKSKPMDQVGVADLGISADQVGWAGGGQEITDVSPAPEREAGEIVTDEGEAHEAIIALLEELRIV